Proteins from a genomic interval of Ficedula albicollis isolate OC2 chromosome 9, FicAlb1.5, whole genome shotgun sequence:
- the GHSR gene encoding growth hormone secretagogue receptor type 1 isoform X2 encodes MREGSAGGRGAENRTGAEPPLHLFPVPVLTGITVACVLLFVIGIIGNLMTMLVVSRFRDMRTTTNFYLSSMAFSDLLIFLCMPLDLFRLWQYRPWNFGDLLCKLFQFISESCTYSTILNITALSVERYVAICFPLRAKVIITKGKVKLVILFLWAISFISAGPIFILVGVEHENGTNPLSTNECRATEYAIRSGLLTIMVWTSSIFFFLPVFCLTVLYSLIGRKLWRRKRKNIGPNTAIRDKNNKQTVKMLGRYLFSKSFEAGSLEIAVISQYCNLVSFVLFYLSAAINPILYNILSRKYRAAACRLLGLRPLPRKGLASSKQGSSRGWTEPSLAA; translated from the exons ATGCGCGAGGGGAGCGCGGGCGGCCGCGGAGCGGAGAACCGGACGGGAGCCGAGCCCCCGCTGCACCTGTTCCCCGTGCCCGTGCTCACCGGCATCACCGTCGCCTGCGTCCTGCTCTTCGTCATCGGGATCATCGGCAACCTCATGACCATGCTGGTGGTGTCGCGGTTCCGGGACATGAGGACCACCACCAACTTCTACCTGTCCAGCATGGCCTTCTCTGacctgctcatcttcctctgcaTGCCCCTGGACCTCTTCCGCCTCTGGCAGTACCGGCCCTGGAACTTCGGGGATCTCCTCTGCAAGCTCTTCCAGTTCATCAGCGAGAGCTGCACCTACTCCACCATCCTCAACATCACGGCGCTCAGCGTGGAGCGGTACGTGGCCATCTGCTTCCCCCTGCGAGCTAAAGTCATCATCACCAAGGGGAAGGTCAAGCTGGTCATCCTCTTCCTCTGGGCCATCTCCTTCATCAGCGCCGGCCCCATCTTCATCCTGGTGGGGGTCGAGCACGAGAACGGCACGAACCCGCTGAGCACCAACGAGTGCCGCGCCACCGAGTACGCCATCCGCTCGGGGCTGCTCACCATCATGGTCTGGACCTCCAGCATCTTCTTCTTCCTGCCCGTGTTTTGCCTGACCGTGCTGTACAGCCTCATCGGGAGGAAGctctggaggaggaagagaaagaacatCGGTCCAAACACTGCCATCAGGGATAAGAACAACAAGCAAACTGTGAAAATGTTAG GACGCTACTTGTTTTCCAAATCCTTCGAAGCCGGATCCCTGGAGATAGCAGTGATCAGCCAGTACTGCAACCTGGTGTCCTTTGTGCTCTTCTACCTTAGCGCTGCCATCAACCCCATCCTGTACAACATCCTGTCGAGGAAGTACCGCGCGGCCGCCTGCCGCCTGCTGGGGCTGCGGCCGCTGCCCAGGAAGGGCCTGGCCAGCAGCAAGCAGGGCAGCTCCCGCGGCTGGACGGAGCCCAGCCTGGCCGCATGA
- the GHSR gene encoding growth hormone secretagogue receptor type 1 isoform X1, translating into MREGSAGGRGAENRTGAEPPLHLFPVPVLTGITVACVLLFVIGIIGNLMTMLVVSRFRDMRTTTNFYLSSMAFSDLLIFLCMPLDLFRLWQYRPWNFGDLLCKLFQFISESCTYSTILNITALSVERYVAICFPLRAKVIITKGKVKLVILFLWAISFISAGPIFILVGVEHENGTNPLSTNECRATEYAIRSGLLTIMVWTSSIFFFLPVFCLTVLYSLIGRKLWRRKRKNIGPNTAIRDKNNKQTVKMLVVVVFAFILCWLPFHVGRYLFSKSFEAGSLEIAVISQYCNLVSFVLFYLSAAINPILYNILSRKYRAAACRLLGLRPLPRKGLASSKQGSSRGWTEPSLAA; encoded by the exons ATGCGCGAGGGGAGCGCGGGCGGCCGCGGAGCGGAGAACCGGACGGGAGCCGAGCCCCCGCTGCACCTGTTCCCCGTGCCCGTGCTCACCGGCATCACCGTCGCCTGCGTCCTGCTCTTCGTCATCGGGATCATCGGCAACCTCATGACCATGCTGGTGGTGTCGCGGTTCCGGGACATGAGGACCACCACCAACTTCTACCTGTCCAGCATGGCCTTCTCTGacctgctcatcttcctctgcaTGCCCCTGGACCTCTTCCGCCTCTGGCAGTACCGGCCCTGGAACTTCGGGGATCTCCTCTGCAAGCTCTTCCAGTTCATCAGCGAGAGCTGCACCTACTCCACCATCCTCAACATCACGGCGCTCAGCGTGGAGCGGTACGTGGCCATCTGCTTCCCCCTGCGAGCTAAAGTCATCATCACCAAGGGGAAGGTCAAGCTGGTCATCCTCTTCCTCTGGGCCATCTCCTTCATCAGCGCCGGCCCCATCTTCATCCTGGTGGGGGTCGAGCACGAGAACGGCACGAACCCGCTGAGCACCAACGAGTGCCGCGCCACCGAGTACGCCATCCGCTCGGGGCTGCTCACCATCATGGTCTGGACCTCCAGCATCTTCTTCTTCCTGCCCGTGTTTTGCCTGACCGTGCTGTACAGCCTCATCGGGAGGAAGctctggaggaggaagagaaagaacatCGGTCCAAACACTGCCATCAGGGATAAGAACAACAAGCAAACTGTGAAAATGTTAG tcgTGGTGGTATTTGCGTTCATACTCTGCTGGTTGCCTTTTCACGTAGGACGCTACTTGTTTTCCAAATCCTTCGAAGCCGGATCCCTGGAGATAGCAGTGATCAGCCAGTACTGCAACCTGGTGTCCTTTGTGCTCTTCTACCTTAGCGCTGCCATCAACCCCATCCTGTACAACATCCTGTCGAGGAAGTACCGCGCGGCCGCCTGCCGCCTGCTGGGGCTGCGGCCGCTGCCCAGGAAGGGCCTGGCCAGCAGCAAGCAGGGCAGCTCCCGCGGCTGGACGGAGCCCAGCCTGGCCGCATGA